The following are encoded in a window of Catenulispora sp. EB89 genomic DNA:
- the cobM gene encoding precorrin-4 C(11)-methyltransferase, which produces MSAGTAKVTFIGAGPGAADLITLRGARAIAEADVLIWASSLVQEAVLEHARPDAEIVDSAALPMEGVIAIYERAVAQGLRVARIHSGDPSLWGAVQEQLERCRELGLETEIVPGVSAFSAVAAIAQRELTIPEVAQSVILTRLGGGKTPMPEKESIRAFAAHGTTMAVFLSAARSGQLAAELLEGGYPPETPVIVAYRATWEDEELAQCTIADLEETVKARKLWKHTLFLVGPALGAHGTRSHLYHPGHFHGFRRAERGARKELLAADAALVHRESDV; this is translated from the coding sequence GTGAGCGCCGGCACGGCGAAGGTCACGTTCATCGGAGCCGGTCCGGGCGCGGCCGACCTGATCACGCTGCGCGGGGCCCGCGCGATCGCCGAGGCGGACGTCCTGATCTGGGCCTCCAGCCTGGTGCAGGAGGCGGTGCTGGAGCACGCGCGGCCGGACGCCGAGATCGTCGACTCCGCGGCGCTGCCGATGGAGGGCGTGATCGCGATCTACGAGCGCGCGGTCGCGCAGGGCCTGCGCGTGGCCCGCATCCACTCCGGCGACCCGTCGCTGTGGGGCGCGGTCCAGGAGCAGCTGGAGCGCTGCCGCGAGCTGGGGCTGGAGACGGAGATCGTGCCGGGCGTCTCGGCGTTCTCGGCGGTGGCGGCGATCGCGCAGCGGGAGCTGACGATTCCGGAGGTCGCGCAGTCGGTGATCCTCACGCGGCTCGGCGGCGGCAAGACGCCGATGCCGGAGAAGGAGTCGATCCGGGCCTTCGCGGCGCACGGGACGACGATGGCCGTGTTCCTGTCGGCAGCGCGTTCGGGCCAGCTCGCCGCCGAACTGCTTGAGGGCGGCTACCCGCCCGAGACGCCGGTGATCGTCGCCTACCGCGCCACGTGGGAGGACGAGGAGCTGGCACAGTGCACCATCGCAGACCTCGAAGAGACGGTGAAGGCCCGCAAGCTCTGGAAGCACACGCTGTTCCTGGTCGGGCCGGCGCTGGGGGCGCACGGGACGCGGTCGCACCTGTACCACCCGGGGCACTTCCACGGGTTCCGGCGGGCTGAGCGGGGCGCGCGGAAGGAGTTGCTGGCGGCGGACGCGGCTTTGGTGCATCGGGAATCAGATGTCTGA
- the cbiE gene encoding precorrin-6y C5,15-methyltransferase (decarboxylating) subunit CbiE, protein MITVIGFDGGPLSEPARAALASATLVAGGRRHLDAVEVPRGAERIALGALDALYAALPSHENVCVIASGDPGFFGIVRQLREYGLEISVLPAPSSVATAFAAIGLSWDDAIVVSAHGRELRPVANVCRAFPKVAVLTGPGAGARELGAELPDRTFVVAQRLGHPDQRIDTLSSHAAAHAEFADPHVLLCLDESRLTSERGWIAGFGGVPGTWALPESDFAHRASMITKSEVRALALSRLAPRPGRLVWDIGAGSGSVGVECARFGAAVVAVERDAESCDRIRANAATHGVAVEVVTADAALALDRLPPPDAVFVGGGGVDVIAACAATPAATVVVALAAIERVPEAISLLTKSDRAVDGVLLQSSRLSALPGDAHRFAAANPVFLLWGERR, encoded by the coding sequence GTGATCACCGTCATCGGCTTCGACGGCGGCCCGCTGTCCGAGCCGGCCCGCGCCGCTCTGGCCTCGGCCACCCTGGTCGCCGGCGGCCGGCGTCACCTGGACGCGGTCGAGGTCCCGCGCGGCGCCGAACGCATCGCGCTCGGCGCTCTGGACGCTCTGTACGCGGCGCTGCCCTCACACGAGAACGTCTGCGTGATAGCCAGCGGCGATCCGGGTTTCTTCGGCATCGTCCGGCAGCTGCGCGAATACGGGCTCGAAATCAGTGTTCTGCCGGCGCCGTCCTCGGTCGCCACGGCGTTCGCCGCGATCGGCCTGTCCTGGGACGACGCGATCGTCGTCAGCGCGCACGGTCGTGAGCTGCGGCCGGTCGCGAACGTCTGCCGCGCCTTTCCGAAGGTCGCCGTGCTGACCGGCCCCGGCGCCGGTGCGCGGGAACTCGGCGCCGAACTTCCCGACCGCACCTTCGTGGTCGCCCAGCGCCTCGGCCATCCTGATCAGCGTATTGATACGCTCAGCTCGCACGCCGCGGCGCATGCCGAGTTCGCCGATCCGCACGTCCTGCTGTGCCTGGACGAGTCCCGACTGACCTCCGAACGCGGCTGGATCGCGGGCTTCGGCGGCGTGCCGGGCACCTGGGCACTGCCGGAGTCGGACTTCGCGCACCGGGCCTCGATGATCACCAAGTCCGAGGTCCGCGCCCTGGCTCTGAGCAGACTCGCCCCGCGCCCCGGCCGCCTGGTCTGGGACATCGGCGCGGGTTCGGGCTCGGTCGGCGTCGAGTGCGCACGCTTCGGCGCGGCGGTGGTCGCGGTCGAGCGCGACGCGGAGTCCTGCGACCGCATCCGTGCCAACGCCGCCACGCACGGCGTCGCCGTCGAGGTGGTCACCGCCGACGCCGCCCTCGCCCTGGACCGGCTGCCGCCGCCGGACGCGGTGTTCGTCGGCGGCGGCGGCGTGGACGTGATCGCCGCCTGCGCCGCGACCCCGGCCGCCACCGTCGTCGTGGCCCTCGCCGCCATCGAGCGCGTGCCGGAGGCGATCAGCCTCCTGACGAAGTCCGACCGCGCGGTCGACGGCGTGCTGCTCCAGTCCTCGCGCCTGTCCGCCCTTCCGGGCGACGCCCACCGCTTCGCCGCCGCCAATCCCGTGTTCCTGCTCTGGGGAGAACGACGTTGA
- the cobO gene encoding cob(I)yrinic acid a,c-diamide adenosyltransferase — protein MPQGQPEHVPDDGLTTRQRRNRPLTIVHTGPGKGKSTAAFGLALRGWNQGWPIGVFQFVKSAKWRIGEETALKALGELHARTGQGGVVDWHKMGEGWSWIQRDLHSDPELQADNARAGWERIKADLAAETYRLYVLDEFTYPMKWGWVDVEDVVKTLADRPGTQHVVITGRDAAPELLDAADLVTEMTKVKHPMDAGQKGQKGIEW, from the coding sequence ATGCCGCAGGGCCAACCCGAACACGTCCCCGACGACGGCCTCACCACGCGCCAGCGCCGCAACCGGCCGCTGACGATCGTGCACACCGGCCCCGGCAAGGGGAAGTCCACCGCCGCCTTCGGCCTGGCCCTGCGCGGCTGGAACCAGGGCTGGCCGATCGGCGTCTTCCAGTTCGTCAAGTCGGCCAAGTGGCGCATCGGCGAGGAGACCGCGCTCAAGGCGCTCGGCGAGCTGCACGCGCGCACCGGCCAGGGCGGCGTCGTCGACTGGCACAAGATGGGCGAGGGCTGGTCGTGGATCCAGCGCGACCTGCACTCCGATCCCGAGCTGCAGGCCGACAACGCCCGCGCTGGCTGGGAGCGCATCAAAGCCGACCTGGCCGCCGAGACCTACCGCCTGTACGTCCTGGACGAGTTCACCTACCCGATGAAGTGGGGCTGGGTGGACGTCGAGGACGTGGTGAAGACCCTCGCCGACCGTCCGGGCACCCAGCACGTCGTCATCACCGGCCGCGACGCCGCGCCGGAGCTGCTCGACGCCGCCGACCTGGTCACCGAGATGACCAAGGTCAAGCACCCCATGGACGCCGGTCAGAAGGGCCAGAAAGGCATCGAGTGGTGA
- a CDS encoding cobalt-precorrin-5B (C(1))-methyltransferase — MSEVPEPSSGDSPEAEVPGEPILREPDLPRTMKVRPKALRPGWTTGACAAAAAKAATTALVTGQPQTWTEIALPSGRRVTFATDRCDLSRPGRAEAVVVKDAGDDPDVTHGAHLTATVSWLPDGAGLQLDGGLGVGVVTKPGLGLEVGGPAINPVPRSMIEASVAEALGAGPAESADRGLRVVISVPEGEVMARKTTNARLGILGGISILGTTGIVRPFSTAAWRASVEQAVSVLAAQAAETSQDPVLVLCTGGRTEKGAMLLFPDLPEVSFVEVGDFTGAALRRCVEHGVRRVVFVGMAGKLTKLGAGVLMTHYTRSKVDCSLLGDITRFVGGPSELADTVGVANTARHAYELWDAAGLLPVAGLELCRRVAAVLERFAAAECGGTISAEVAMVDFSGLEVVART; from the coding sequence ATGTCTGAGGTTCCTGAGCCCAGCAGTGGCGACTCGCCCGAGGCGGAGGTTCCGGGCGAGCCGATTCTTCGTGAACCGGATCTGCCTCGGACGATGAAGGTGCGTCCGAAGGCTTTGCGCCCTGGCTGGACCACCGGCGCCTGCGCCGCTGCCGCCGCCAAGGCCGCGACCACCGCCCTGGTCACCGGTCAGCCGCAGACCTGGACCGAGATCGCCCTGCCCTCCGGCCGGCGCGTCACGTTCGCCACCGACCGCTGCGACCTGTCGCGCCCCGGCCGTGCCGAGGCGGTCGTCGTCAAGGACGCCGGCGACGACCCCGACGTCACGCACGGCGCGCACCTCACCGCGACCGTCTCCTGGCTGCCCGACGGCGCCGGCCTTCAGCTCGACGGCGGCCTCGGCGTCGGCGTCGTCACCAAGCCCGGCCTCGGCCTGGAGGTCGGCGGTCCGGCGATCAACCCGGTGCCGCGTTCGATGATCGAGGCCTCCGTCGCCGAAGCGCTCGGCGCCGGACCCGCCGAGTCCGCCGATCGCGGCCTGCGCGTCGTCATCTCTGTGCCCGAGGGCGAGGTGATGGCGCGCAAGACCACCAACGCCCGCCTCGGCATCCTTGGCGGCATCTCCATCCTGGGCACCACCGGCATCGTGCGGCCGTTCTCCACTGCCGCCTGGCGAGCCAGCGTCGAGCAGGCCGTCTCCGTCCTCGCCGCGCAGGCCGCTGAGACGTCACAGGACCCTGTCCTGGTCCTGTGCACCGGCGGCCGGACCGAGAAGGGCGCGATGCTGCTGTTCCCGGACCTGCCGGAGGTCAGCTTCGTCGAGGTCGGCGACTTCACCGGCGCGGCGCTGCGGCGGTGCGTCGAGCACGGGGTGCGGCGTGTCGTGTTCGTCGGGATGGCCGGCAAGCTGACCAAGCTAGGCGCGGGCGTGCTGATGACGCACTACACGCGGTCCAAGGTCGACTGCTCGCTGCTCGGCGACATCACCCGCTTCGTCGGCGGCCCTTCCGAGCTCGCGGACACCGTCGGCGTCGCCAACACCGCCCGGCACGCCTACGAACTGTGGGACGCCGCCGGGCTGTTGCCCGTCGCAGGGCTCGAACTCTGCCGTCGGGTCGCCGCCGTTCTGGAGCGCTTCGCCGCCGCCGAGTGCGGCGGCACGATCAGCGCCGAGGTCGCGATGGTCGACTTCAGCGGCCTGGAAGTGGTGGCGCGGACGTGA
- the cobI gene encoding precorrin-2 C(20)-methyltransferase, whose translation MMRLLTGVGVGPGDPDLVTVKAVRVLQAADVVFVPILADGPEGPGRAEATVRAHIDGDTIRAVPFALSDRGGRTAERLNAWDEAARAVVAAFDDGAERIAFATIGDPNIYSTFSYLAQTVRTLIPSVSVETVPGITAMQDLASRSGTVLAEGREVLALFPMTAGLEAYERALEAFDTVVAYKGGRFLPEMLDAVRKAGRGGETVFGAALGLPEEVVGPVEDLAPDTIGTAPYLSTVITTARRRGRGGAL comes from the coding sequence GTGATGCGACTGCTCACCGGTGTCGGGGTCGGCCCCGGCGACCCGGATCTGGTGACGGTGAAGGCCGTCCGGGTGTTGCAGGCTGCTGATGTCGTGTTCGTGCCCATACTCGCCGACGGTCCGGAGGGGCCGGGACGCGCCGAGGCCACCGTTCGCGCACACATCGACGGCGACACGATCCGCGCCGTCCCGTTCGCGCTGTCCGACCGCGGCGGACGCACCGCCGAACGCCTGAACGCCTGGGACGAGGCGGCGCGCGCGGTCGTCGCGGCCTTCGACGACGGTGCCGAGCGCATCGCCTTCGCCACCATCGGCGACCCGAACATCTACTCGACGTTCAGCTATCTCGCGCAGACTGTTCGAACCCTGATTCCGTCGGTCTCGGTGGAGACCGTGCCCGGGATCACCGCGATGCAGGACCTCGCCTCGCGTTCCGGAACGGTGCTGGCCGAGGGGCGCGAGGTGCTGGCGCTGTTCCCGATGACCGCGGGCCTGGAGGCGTACGAGCGCGCGCTGGAGGCGTTCGACACGGTCGTCGCCTACAAGGGCGGCCGGTTCCTGCCCGAGATGCTGGACGCGGTGCGGAAAGCGGGCCGCGGCGGCGAGACCGTATTCGGGGCCGCACTGGGCCTGCCGGAGGAAGTCGTGGGGCCGGTCGAGGATCTGGCCCCGGACACGATCGGCACCGCGCCGTATCTGTCCACTGTCATCACCACCGCGCGGCGGCGCGGGCGAGGGGGAGCACTGTGA
- a CDS encoding cobyrinate a,c-diamide synthase — protein MVTSSPLAVPRVVIAAPASGHGKTTIATGIIKALTGRGFTVAPFKVGPDYIDPGYHGLAAGRTGRNLDPYMVGTERVAPLFAHGAAGADLAVIEGVMGLYDGATGEGDLASTAQVAKLLDAPVLFVVDAAAQGRSVAALVHGFRAFDPEVRIAGVILNRVGSENHRNILTEALDELGVPVLGALRRAAAVANPSRHLGLVPVAERRAESVAAVDALGALVDAGVQLDEVYRLARSAPALDVTAWDPAEEIGRGRGARPRPRIAIASGPAFTFSYAENAELLAAAGAEVCPFDPLHDEALPERIGGLVIGGGFPEVYAPELAANDALRENVSEFARLGGAIAAECAGLLYLGKSLDGLPMCGVVDAEAVMTDRLTLGYRHAVAASESVLAAAGTRVSGHEFHRTAVSPSAGSPPAWHWRRNGGAVTEGFAGSRIHASYLHLHWAGAPSIARRLVESCGVV, from the coding sequence GTGGTGACCTCGTCACCGCTGGCCGTCCCGCGCGTCGTCATCGCCGCCCCGGCCTCCGGCCACGGCAAGACCACGATCGCCACCGGCATCATCAAAGCCCTGACAGGCCGCGGCTTCACCGTGGCCCCGTTCAAGGTCGGCCCGGACTACATCGACCCCGGCTACCACGGTCTGGCCGCCGGCCGCACCGGCCGCAACCTCGACCCCTACATGGTCGGCACCGAGCGCGTCGCGCCGCTGTTCGCGCACGGCGCGGCCGGGGCCGACCTGGCGGTGATCGAGGGCGTCATGGGCCTGTACGACGGCGCGACCGGCGAGGGCGATCTCGCCTCCACGGCGCAGGTCGCCAAGCTGCTCGACGCGCCGGTGCTGTTCGTCGTGGACGCCGCCGCCCAGGGCCGCTCGGTCGCCGCGCTGGTGCACGGATTCCGCGCGTTCGACCCCGAGGTGCGCATCGCCGGCGTGATCCTGAACCGGGTCGGCTCCGAGAATCATCGCAATATCCTGACAGAGGCGCTGGACGAGCTCGGCGTGCCGGTCCTCGGGGCGCTGCGCCGCGCCGCCGCCGTCGCGAACCCCTCGCGCCACCTCGGCCTGGTCCCCGTCGCCGAACGCCGCGCCGAGTCCGTGGCCGCGGTCGACGCCCTCGGCGCCCTGGTCGACGCCGGCGTCCAGCTCGACGAGGTCTACCGGCTGGCCCGCAGCGCGCCCGCGCTGGACGTCACCGCCTGGGACCCCGCCGAGGAGATCGGCCGGGGCCGCGGCGCCCGACCGCGCCCGCGCATCGCGATAGCGTCAGGGCCCGCATTCACCTTCTCCTACGCCGAGAACGCCGAACTGCTCGCGGCCGCCGGCGCCGAGGTCTGCCCCTTCGACCCGCTGCACGACGAGGCCCTGCCCGAGCGGATCGGCGGCCTGGTGATCGGCGGCGGCTTCCCCGAGGTCTACGCCCCCGAACTGGCCGCGAACGACGCGCTGCGCGAGAACGTCTCCGAGTTCGCGCGCCTCGGCGGCGCGATCGCCGCCGAGTGCGCCGGCCTGCTGTATCTCGGCAAGAGCCTGGACGGTCTGCCGATGTGCGGGGTCGTGGACGCCGAAGCCGTCATGACCGACCGCCTCACCCTCGGCTACCGGCACGCCGTGGCCGCCTCGGAGTCGGTGCTCGCCGCGGCCGGCACCCGCGTGTCAGGGCACGAATTCCACCGCACCGCCGTCAGCCCCTCCGCCGGCTCGCCCCCGGCCTGGCACTGGCGCCGCAACGGGGGAGCTGTCACCGAAGGCTTCGCCGGCAGCCGGATCCACGCCTCCTACCTCCATCTGCACTGGGCCGGCGCGCCGTCGATCGCCCGGCGGCTGGTCGAGAGCTGCGGGGTGGTGTGA